A region of the Levilactobacillus yonginensis genome:
AAATCTGTATTTTTATGAAAATTATTATCAAATTGGATTAAAGGAAAGTTGAGGTCATATGGAAAATCAGCAACTTGCCCGTAAACTAAAACGCCGTCACGTGCAGATGATTGCGCTTGGTGGCGCGATTGGAACCGGGCTCTTTTTAGGATCCGGTTCAGCAATCAAACAGGCGGGGCCGTCGATCTTGTTGGCTTATGCCATTGGCGGTTTCTTCTGTTACTTGATGATGCGAGCACTGGGCGAGCTATTATTGTCGGATACGCGCTTACATTCGTTTCTAGAATTCATTAATCGATATTTAGGTAAACGTTTCGAGTTTGCCATTGGGTGGACCTATTGGCTCTGCTGGATCAGTTTAGCTATGGCTGACTTGACTGCGAGTGGTATCTACATTCGTTACTGGTTTCCGTGGATCCCGCAGTGGGTGACACCCTTAATAATTATTTTGATTTTATTAGTATTCAATATGCTCTCCGTCAGTGCGTTTGGCGAACTAGAATATTGGTTTTCGATGATTAAAGTGGTGGCTATCATTGCTTTGATCGTGACGGGGGCTATCTTGATTGGTTCATCGGCCCATGTCGGTGGGCAAACGGTCTCGGTGACAAATTTGGTCAGTCACGGAGGCTTCTTCCCAACAGGTGTCCAGGGCTTCTTGATGTCGTTTTCGCTCGTTATCTTTGCGTTTACGGGCATCGAAATGGTTGGAATTACAGCTGGGGAAGCCGAAAACCCAGAAAAAGAATTACCACGGGCCATCAATAGCTTACCTATTCGAATCTCATTCTTCTACGTGGGCGCTTTATTCGTGATCATGGCAATTTATCCTTGGGATCAGATCACGACCAGTCAGTCACCCTTTGTGCAAGTTTTCAGCGACGTTGGGATCAAAGCCGCGGCCAGCATTATCAACTTCGTGGTTCTGACCGCGGCGCTCTCGGCTTGTAATAGTGCCATCTTCAGTACGAGTCGAACACTATTTACACTTGCGCACGGTGACAACGCGCCGAAATGGATGGGAAAGGTCAATCGTTACAACGTTCCCGCCCGCTCATTGTTATTCTCATCATTGATCTTACTGGTGATCGTGGCGTTGAATTACGTGATTCCAAGTACCGTCTTCACGTTGATCTCTAACGTGGCAACGACCAACTTCATCATTGTTTGGTGTGCCTTGTTGGTGTGCCATTACGTTTACAAACGAACCACTGACAGTACGCATAATCCGTTTAAACTGCCACTGTTCCCTGTTTCCAACATCGCGACCTTGGCCTTCTTTATCGCGGTGACGGTCGTCTTGTGCTTTGATCAAGTCAACCGTTGGGCAGTCATCGGTTCAGTCGTTTGGTTCGTCATTTTATTAGTCATCGAACGAAGTATGCATCGCACCGTTTAAAAACGATAATTGTAATCACCGGTCATCAGTCTTGGTAAACCCAATTAGTTTACCAGCTAATGGCCGGCGATTTTTGTGGAAGTTTGTCAAATGGTGTTGAAGGATAGTTTCTATCCTTTGGAGATCTCCTCGTGTGGGAGATCTTTTTTGTTGTTTTATTAGTTGCGGCGTTTAATCTGGTGTGTTGTCTGAATATCGTACTTGAAGGCATAACAAATAAGCCTACCATCGTGACGTTATTGTGGTAGATAATCTAGGCAATCAGCTGGTAGACGCGTGTGAACATATTGGCCTGATTGGAGAAGCCATAACAAGCACGTTTGAGCTCCTTGATCTTACGGTTGATGCCCTCTATCGGTCCGTTAGAGTAGGACGATTTGGCGGCGTTAATTACTCCATTAAGATTCTTTCGTAGGGTATGCATGGGTATCTAGGGGCGTGCCGTTAGGCTGATAGTTAGTGATGATATTCTTGAGTTCATCAGCGTGACGCCCCATCAAAGCATCGTGGAGATCGATGTAGGTTTCATAAGCTGTTTTGAAGGCCGGAAACGTATCGGTTCCAATATCAATAGCGTTCTGTTCGGTCGAGCAGGCCGAAGAGGTAGCGGCTCTTTTGTGCGTCAGGGTTGGCCTTGTGGAATAGGCGCCATAGTGATTTCAGTACTTTATATTCCCGCGAATGCTTGTCGAGTTGCTTTAAACATTGAGTGCGAATGGTATCCATCGTCCGGCCCATTAATTGAATAATGTGGAACCGATCAATAATGAGTTCGGCGTTAGGGAATAGTTCGTGCACGAATGCCTGATAGGAGGCGTTCATGTCCATGATGACGCGTTGAACCGCGGCCCGTTCTGCGGTGCTGTACTGACTAAGAAAGAACTGTTTGATGGTTCTATTAAGGCGGTCGCTAAGTACTTTAACTGATTTGTGAGTGTCGGCGTCAATGCAAATAAACGACGTGGAGCCGTGCGTGGAACGGAATTCATCAAAGCATAGATTAATCGGTAACCGGCGGCTCGCGTGTGGATGAATATTAGCCGTCAAAATACGCTGAACTGAGTTTGTCGAAATACCGGTGAGACTGGCGATAGTCTTAGCCGGGAGTGATTTACTGGCTAGCTTCAGCACATGAGTCGCTAGTCCGTGACCGATGGCGTGGTTGGTTGATACCACTGGAGTGGTGGCCGTACAAGTGCTATGGCAGTTACTACAACGCCAGCGTTGCTTGTTTAGCTCTAGAATTACGGGCCGGTCCATGGGTCCTGCAATGTGGACATGAGTGAGCTTGTGTCCGTTAGGGTGCAACGTATTGTATCCACAGCTGGGACAGCGCCTGAGTGTGTAGGTAAGCTCTGCCTGGATGACCAAATACTTTTTGCGACCCGAGCCCCGACCATGAAATTCCTCACGAGTACCGAACACCTGAATGTTTGTGTCTGTAATTCCCAGTAATTTAAGTGTATTATCTAGTTGAGACATCTATTCCTACCCCGCTTATCTTGAGTTTCGTCGCTTAAAGCATAGCACTAGGGAGGCTTAGATGCCTTTTTTGTTATCAAAAAGGGCCTAGTACTTTTGGAATGGAAATACTTTCCAACACCAAAAATTCTAGACCCGTAATTCGGTTTGGGTGGCGTACTCACGGGAAAAGAGTGTATCGTCAATGATCAATGCTAACCGCCGCCGGCGGTCAATAAACGGTCGTAAATGCTTGATTAAATGACTCCCAACTTGACAAATCAAGCGTTGCCAATTGATCCGGCCATCGTTCAAATTATTTCTGACGGTGCGACTGGTAAAGTTAGGTGTTTCATGGGCTCGATAAAGCGAGCGTCCCAGGAACTTTGTCGTGAGCAGCCATTCAATGACCTTCATCAAGCTGATTTCTGAATTCCGGCGATAATTCACCAACTTGGTGAGTTTAGATAGACCAATGAGGGAAGTAAATTGATGAACAATATTGTGAAGCTCGTTTTCTGTATTTTTTTGTCTTATAATATTCATGACGTAAGTCTTCTTTGTATCTTGGTTTTGGTCGACTAAAGTATACAACGCAGGAGAGCTTGCGTTTATTTTTTTGCCAAAAAAGCCAATAACCACACGCCTTTGGCGTGATTATTAGCTTTCAAGTTTCAGTAACTATGTAAAAGGTCATTGGCAATTTGGTTGTCAATGACCTTTTATCGTCCTTATTTTGATCTTGTTACCTGATGATTAAAGGAAACGGAAACGACTTTTGAAATCGGATGTGGGGCAATCGTAGCCGGATTGCCAACGACGGTCAAATGGCTAGGAACATTTACCAGCACAACGGCACCGGCGCCAACCTTGCTGTATGGCCCAATCTCGATTGGCCCCAGTATCTGGGCATTGGCGCCAATGAAAGCACCCTTTCTGACGTGAGGGTGGCGCCGGCCCTTATCCGTCATACGCCGCGTGCCAAATGTCACACCATGAAGAATGGTGACGTCGTCTTCGATGATGGCGGTTGCGCCAATAACAGTTCCCACCCCGTGATCGATGAAAACGCGTTTGCCGATGGTTGCTTCGGGGGCAATTGTAATTCCAGTAACTTTAGCGGCGTGTTGGCTAATTAAGCCAGCTATGACGAATCGTTGATGACTGGCAAAGAAGTGAGCAATCCGATACCAGAACAGTGCCCGAACCCCGGGATACGTTAGAATCACCTGAAGCAGACTATGAGCGGCCGGATCACGCTTGAGAATGGACCTTGCTGTTTGAAACATCTTGATGGCTCCCCTTTAGTTGATCGAATCCACGTTCCAGGTCGGCTAATAGGTCTTTTTGATCCTCAACGCCGACTGACAGGCGGATTAGTTCGTCCTTGATGCCGTTTTTAAGCCGGATGTCACGGGGGATTGAACCGTGAGTCATCAAGGCTGGAATTTCGATGAGACTTTCAAGAGCGCCCAGACTTTCGGCCAGGGTGATAACTTGAAGTTGTTCGACAAATTGTTTGGGATCCAGACCGGCTTGTAATTCGAACGAGATCATTGCGCCAAATCCGTGCATCTGTTTCTGAGAAACTTCGTAATCCGGATTGTTAGGATCGCCAGGATAGTAAATTTTGCTGACCAGCGGCTGATTTTTCAAATAATTGAAGATTGCTTCCGCATTGGCCAAATGAGCCCGCATTCTAAGTGAGAGGGTCTTCATTCCCCGTTGCAATAACCAGCTCTCCTGGGGTGCCAAGATGCCGCCGATGGCATTTTGCAGGTACCCAATTTTTTCGCCAAGGGCTTGATCCTTAGTGACTACCAGGCCGGCAACCAGATCACTATGGCCACCAAGGTACTTAGAAGCACTGTGCAAAACGATATCCACGCCAAGGTCTAAGGGCCGTTGAACGTATGGCGATGAGAAAGTGTTGTCGATAATGCTTAAAATACCACGGTCCTTAGCAATTTTAGCGACGGCAGCGATATCGGTTACCCGCAGCAGTGGATTGGTCGGGGTTTCCAAATAAATGGCCTTTGTGGCGGGGGTGATGGCGGCTTTAACGGCTTGCAGGTCGCGGGTATCAACGACGGTAAACGTCATGCCGAATCGTTTTAAAACCGCGTCAATCAAGCGGAAAGTCCCACCGTAGACGTCATTGCCAATGACGAAATGATCGCCGGCAGAAAATAGTGAGAACACCGTATCGATGGCCGCCGAACCGGAAGCAAACGCAAAGCCAGCGGTGCCGTCTTCCAAATCGGCAATTAATTTTTCAACCGCTTCCCGGGTGGGGTTACCCGAACGGGAATATTCGTATTCGTTTTCACCAATCTTCTGTTGATGAAAGGTGGATGCCATATAGATTGGGACTGATGTTGCGCCTGTGTATTTGTCTTCGCTGATGCCACCGTGAATTAATTTTGTATCAAATTCCATAATCATTGACCTCACTTTTTTAGTTGTTAGATTTAAGTTGATTAGTTGTAAATGTTTTCACTCATGTAACGCTCGCTGCTGTCTGGAAAAACCGTGACGATTGAACTGTTTTCTGGCAATTCATTGGCTACTTTAAGACTAGCTGCTAACGCGGCCCCGCTGGAACTGCCAATGAAGAGCCCTTGTGTTTTGGCCATTTGTTTAACCTGATCAAACGCGTCGTTGTCAGAAATGGTGAGGGTTTCATCAATTTGGACGTCTTTGAAGAAGGGCGGAATAAATTCGACACCAATCCCTTCCGTTTTGTGGGGATGAGCCGGGCCACCATTTAGAATGGAGCCTTCGGGTTCAACGACGACGGTCCGGGTTGCTGAATTCTGTTCTTTCAGATATCGGGCGATGCCGGCAAATGTCCCGCCACTGCCCGCGCCAGCAACGAACGCGTTAATTTGAGCAGGGACGTCTGCTACTAACTCCGGCGCCAAGGTGTGGTAATAAGTCGCCGGATTAGCCGGATTTTCAAACTGCATCGGCACAAAACTGTTTGGGGTCTTCGCTGCCAACTCGCGCGCTTTTTGGATGGCGCCTTTGATTCCTTGGTCGCTCGGCGTGTTGATGAGAGTCGCCCCGAGAGCCTTCATCAGCTGTTGTTTTTCAAAACTAAACTTTTCAGGGACGACGAGGATAGTTGGCAAGCGGTGCTGTTGGGCGGCCAGGGCCACCCCAATGCCGGTATTGCCGGCGGTGGGTTCAATAATGGTGGTTTTTCCTTCAGTCACTTTACCGTGGTCGATGGCGTCTTGAATCATGTACTGACCCAAGCGGTCCTTGATGCTGCCGCCGGGATTAAACATTTCAAGTTTGGCGTAAATATGACTGTGGTGAGGAACGTTAATTTGTAGGTCGATCATCGGGGTATGGCCGATGAGTTGGGAAACGGATTGAATAAGCATGGTAAGATCCTTTCTGAATAGTTGTTTTAACTGTTAGACTGCGATTCAGGAAAGATGATCTTTGGCGATGTTAAATGGCCGGTTGGCTGCAGTGAATAGAAAAAGGGCGCGAAACTCTGAAAAATCAGAATTCTCGCGCCCTTAGTTCAATTCCAGCCAAGTGGACATTGAACTTCTTTAAGGTCATTATTCCTCAAAAAATGTCAATGCTAACAGGCCGAACATCGCCAAAAACGCGTTGTTCGACAGCAACAATTAATCGCACTAAACATTGATTGAGTCATAGTGACACCTCCGAAATTTTTTGTTGCCATAAATATACATAATCCCAGTGGAAGTGTCAAGGATTTTTAAGAAATAAAATTATAAATTGCTGGGAAATTTTATTAGGGTCCGTCTGAAAACTACTTAAGTAAGATGCAAATTGAGGCAATGTAGACCGTAGCCAGATAAACATGAGCGAGCTTATCATAACGCGTTGCAATCCTACGAAAGTTCTTCAACTGATTGAAGAAGTTCTCAATCAAATGGCGCTCACAATAAACGTGGTAATCACAGGTCCACTTGTCTTTGGTATTTTCCTTTGGCGGAATGGTATAGACGCCTGCTTTATCTTCAATATACTGGCGAAGTTTCGCGGTGCTATAGGCTTTATCCGCGATAATATTTGATTGAGAAATATCGAAGCCTTCCAGCAACTCACTGGCAACTTGGCTATCATGTACTTGACCACCTGTTAGGCGAAAACCCAAGGGATTCCCTAATCCGTCAACGAGTGCGTGAATCTTGGTCGTTCGGCCACCTCGACTTAGTCCAATAGCTTGATTTTCGACCATACATTCGGCGTTTTTTTGCCCCAGTGGCCTTTTGATGCGCTCGAACGATCGTTGAATCTAAGCTCAAGTTTTCCATGTCG
Encoded here:
- a CDS encoding amino acid permease, translating into MENQQLARKLKRRHVQMIALGGAIGTGLFLGSGSAIKQAGPSILLAYAIGGFFCYLMMRALGELLLSDTRLHSFLEFINRYLGKRFEFAIGWTYWLCWISLAMADLTASGIYIRYWFPWIPQWVTPLIIILILLVFNMLSVSAFGELEYWFSMIKVVAIIALIVTGAILIGSSAHVGGQTVSVTNLVSHGGFFPTGVQGFLMSFSLVIFAFTGIEMVGITAGEAENPEKELPRAINSLPIRISFFYVGALFVIMAIYPWDQITTSQSPFVQVFSDVGIKAAASIINFVVLTAALSACNSAIFSTSRTLFTLAHGDNAPKWMGKVNRYNVPARSLLFSSLILLVIVALNYVIPSTVFTLISNVATTNFIIVWCALLVCHYVYKRTTDSTHNPFKLPLFPVSNIATLAFFIAVTVVLCFDQVNRWAVIGSVVWFVILLVIERSMHRTV
- the epsC gene encoding serine O-acetyltransferase EpsC, with the translated sequence MFQTARSILKRDPAAHSLLQVILTYPGVRALFWYRIAHFFASHQRFVIAGLISQHAAKVTGITIAPEATIGKRVFIDHGVGTVIGATAIIEDDVTILHGVTFGTRRMTDKGRRHPHVRKGAFIGANAQILGPIEIGPYSKVGAGAVVLVNVPSHLTVVGNPATIAPHPISKVVSVSFNHQVTRSK
- a CDS encoding PLP-dependent aspartate aminotransferase family protein, translated to MEFDTKLIHGGISEDKYTGATSVPIYMASTFHQQKIGENEYEYSRSGNPTREAVEKLIADLEDGTAGFAFASGSAAIDTVFSLFSAGDHFVIGNDVYGGTFRLIDAVLKRFGMTFTVVDTRDLQAVKAAITPATKAIYLETPTNPLLRVTDIAAVAKIAKDRGILSIIDNTFSSPYVQRPLDLGVDIVLHSASKYLGGHSDLVAGLVVTKDQALGEKIGYLQNAIGGILAPQESWLLQRGMKTLSLRMRAHLANAEAIFNYLKNQPLVSKIYYPGDPNNPDYEVSQKQMHGFGAMISFELQAGLDPKQFVEQLQVITLAESLGALESLIEIPALMTHGSIPRDIRLKNGIKDELIRLSVGVEDQKDLLADLERGFDQLKGSHQDVSNSKVHSQA
- a CDS encoding PLP-dependent cysteine synthase family protein, with the translated sequence MLIQSVSQLIGHTPMIDLQINVPHHSHIYAKLEMFNPGGSIKDRLGQYMIQDAIDHGKVTEGKTTIIEPTAGNTGIGVALAAQQHRLPTILVVPEKFSFEKQQLMKALGATLINTPSDQGIKGAIQKARELAAKTPNSFVPMQFENPANPATYYHTLAPELVADVPAQINAFVAGAGSGGTFAGIARYLKEQNSATRTVVVEPEGSILNGGPAHPHKTEGIGVEFIPPFFKDVQIDETLTISDNDAFDQVKQMAKTQGLFIGSSSGAALAASLKVANELPENSSIVTVFPDSSERYMSENIYN
- a CDS encoding IS5-like element ISLpl3 family transposase (programmed frameshift) produces the protein MTTPKRYELEDAQWDRIKGYFPPYRTGRPSSLDNRTALNAILWLMRSGAPWRDLPERYGSWKTVYSRFRAWVSSGLFEQVFLELIDDPDMENLSLDSTIVRAHQKATGAKKNAECMVENQAIGLSRGGRTTKIHALVDGLGNPLGFRLTGGQVHDSQVASELLEGFDISQSNIIADKAYSTAKLRQYIEDKAGVYTIPPKENTKDKWTCDYHVYCERHLIENFFNQLKNFRRIATRYDKLAHVYLATVYIASICILLK